A single Thiohalobacter thiocyanaticus DNA region contains:
- a CDS encoding NnrS family protein — translation MALTQLHDHSRDTRQPVYAPFALGFRPFFLAAGLAGLALMALWLGIWTGVLTPAPYFDVINWHAHEMLFGYTAAVIAGFLLTAVRNWSGVDTLNGAPLAALAGLWLLGRTLFFVPALPAWTIAAVDLVFLPALALSLAGPIFASPNKANRVLLLLLGVMFTANALMHLQALGLTATTARPGILLMLDTVLLLILMITGRVLPFFTEAVLACSECRRSRLIELATFATLLGMLAADVGGWPRAAGVMALAAALVQLVRVAGWIKPGIGSLPILLVLYVAYAWVVVGLLLKGLADLGLLAPNLALHALTIGVIGGFTLGMMARVALGHTGRMMQSARLTNLGFVLLNLGALVRIFPPLLLPEQYSLWVVLSGLLWIGAFAAFVWVYAPVLVRTRVDGKPG, via the coding sequence ATGGCATTGACGCAGCTTCACGATCACAGCCGCGACACCCGGCAGCCCGTCTACGCCCCCTTCGCGCTGGGCTTTCGCCCCTTCTTTCTCGCCGCGGGCCTGGCCGGACTGGCACTGATGGCACTGTGGCTCGGCATCTGGACCGGTGTCCTGACACCTGCGCCCTACTTCGATGTTATCAACTGGCATGCGCACGAGATGCTGTTCGGCTACACCGCCGCCGTGATCGCCGGCTTCCTGCTGACCGCGGTGCGCAACTGGAGCGGGGTGGACACCCTCAACGGCGCTCCGCTGGCGGCCCTGGCCGGACTGTGGCTGCTGGGCAGGACCCTGTTCTTCGTTCCCGCCCTGCCCGCCTGGACCATCGCCGCCGTGGATCTCGTCTTTCTGCCGGCCCTGGCCCTGAGCCTGGCCGGCCCCATCTTTGCCAGCCCCAACAAGGCCAACCGGGTACTGCTGCTACTGCTCGGAGTGATGTTCACCGCCAACGCCCTGATGCACCTCCAGGCCCTGGGCCTGACCGCGACCACGGCCCGGCCGGGCATACTGCTGATGCTCGATACCGTATTGCTGCTGATCCTGATGATCACCGGCCGGGTGCTGCCCTTTTTCACCGAAGCGGTGCTGGCCTGCAGCGAGTGCCGGCGCAGCCGCCTGATCGAACTGGCCACCTTCGCCACCCTGCTCGGCATGCTGGCGGCCGACGTGGGCGGCTGGCCCCGGGCCGCAGGGGTGATGGCACTCGCGGCCGCCCTGGTGCAGCTGGTACGGGTCGCCGGCTGGATCAAACCGGGGATCGGCTCGCTGCCGATCCTGCTGGTGCTGTACGTCGCCTATGCCTGGGTCGTCGTCGGTCTGCTGCTCAAGGGCCTGGCCGATCTCGGACTGCTGGCGCCCAACCTGGCGCTGCATGCGCTGACCATCGGCGTGATCGGCGGCTTCACCCTGGGCATGATGGCACGCGTCGCCCTGGGCCACACCGGCCGCATGATGCAGTCGGCCCGGCTGACCAACCTGGGCTTCGTCCTGCTCAATCTTGGCGCCCTGGTGCGGATCTTCCCGCCCCTGCTGCTGCCGGAACAGTACAGCCTGTGGGTGGTGCTGTCGGGTCTGTTGTGGATCGGCGCCTTCGCCGCCTTCGTGTGGGTGTATGCCCCGGTGCTGGTGCGGACGCGGGTGGACGGCAAGCCGGGGTGA
- a CDS encoding nitric oxide reductase activation protein NorD gives MEEHVGQLWHRLITRAAQQRHPQAAVALDEVATPIGVFFRALGGDGGLQVQPAEATDYRGRRSLLQRVAGSQRKVRLAWRDEQALRLPPAIDWFDTPALNRDLYFWLAALAATPHDLTSHWVLRNQQLCRVALQRFPGLRPRYRRLLEAHLAQRPDPGRLPAAEAEQERLLQQALREPGAVGTFPTARREPWPVPLWLHPSPPLVAAATAADPGEGNNAHEGGQKELENEGRRRAERVDKPQEDRGLVTIRMENIFSWSEYVKVDRSTDDEEDLDQAADAARDMDTLSVSRDDKPARGRLKFDLDLPAEANDDSVLNDGLLLPEWDHRKGVLVPDHCRISLMSALDAVPIELPEHLRPTARRLRNQFSLLTPGRQWLRAQPDGSEIDLDAYLRYAGDRRAGIQAHADGLFRDLRQNRRDLSCLLMADLSLSTDTWIDNDMRVIDVIRDALFLFAETLSSVGDPFALYGFSSRKRDPVRVHQLKDFGSRYDGRTRARIQAIKPGYYTRMGAAIRYATRELERQATETKLLLLLTDGKPNDLDRYEGRYGIEDTRKAIIEARSQGLQPFCVTIDSRGNDYLPYLFGRRGYAVIHRPAQLPRTLPMLYSRLTGA, from the coding sequence ATGGAAGAACATGTCGGCCAGCTCTGGCACCGGTTGATCACCCGGGCCGCCCAGCAGCGCCATCCGCAGGCCGCGGTGGCGCTGGACGAGGTCGCCACGCCGATTGGTGTGTTCTTCCGCGCCCTGGGCGGCGACGGCGGCCTGCAGGTGCAGCCGGCCGAGGCCACCGATTACCGCGGCCGGCGCAGCCTGCTGCAGCGGGTGGCGGGCAGCCAGCGCAAGGTGCGCCTGGCCTGGCGCGACGAACAGGCCCTGCGCCTGCCGCCGGCCATCGACTGGTTCGATACGCCGGCGTTGAACCGCGACCTGTATTTCTGGCTGGCCGCGCTGGCGGCCACCCCGCATGACCTCACCAGTCACTGGGTGCTGCGCAACCAGCAGCTGTGCCGGGTGGCCCTGCAGCGTTTTCCGGGCCTGCGCCCCCGCTACCGGCGTCTGCTCGAGGCCCATCTGGCGCAGCGGCCGGATCCCGGGCGTCTGCCTGCTGCCGAGGCGGAGCAGGAACGGCTCCTGCAGCAGGCCCTGCGCGAACCGGGCGCGGTCGGCACCTTTCCGACGGCGCGCCGTGAACCCTGGCCGGTGCCCCTGTGGCTGCACCCATCGCCACCGCTGGTCGCCGCCGCGACTGCAGCCGACCCGGGCGAGGGGAACAATGCCCACGAGGGCGGCCAGAAGGAACTGGAGAACGAGGGCCGGCGCCGCGCCGAGCGGGTGGATAAGCCGCAGGAGGACCGCGGCCTGGTCACCATCCGCATGGAGAACATCTTCAGCTGGAGCGAGTACGTCAAGGTCGATCGCAGCACCGATGACGAGGAGGATCTGGACCAGGCGGCCGACGCCGCCCGCGACATGGACACCCTGTCCGTGAGCCGTGACGACAAACCGGCCAGGGGACGGCTGAAATTCGATCTCGATCTGCCCGCCGAGGCCAATGACGACAGCGTACTGAACGACGGCCTGCTGCTGCCGGAGTGGGATCATCGCAAGGGTGTGCTGGTCCCGGACCATTGCCGGATCAGCCTGATGAGCGCGCTCGATGCGGTGCCGATCGAACTGCCCGAACACCTGCGGCCGACCGCGCGGCGGCTGCGCAACCAGTTCTCCCTGCTCACGCCGGGCCGGCAGTGGCTGCGGGCCCAGCCCGACGGTTCCGAGATCGATCTCGATGCCTACCTGCGCTATGCCGGTGACCGCCGGGCCGGCATCCAGGCCCATGCCGATGGCCTGTTCCGGGATCTGCGCCAGAATCGCCGCGACCTGTCCTGCCTGCTGATGGCAGACCTGTCGCTGTCGACCGATACCTGGATCGATAACGACATGCGCGTGATCGACGTGATCCGCGACGCCCTGTTCCTGTTTGCCGAGACCCTGAGCTCGGTCGGTGACCCCTTTGCCCTGTACGGCTTCTCCTCGCGCAAACGCGATCCGGTGCGGGTGCATCAGCTCAAGGATTTCGGGAGCCGCTACGACGGTCGCACCCGGGCCCGGATCCAGGCCATCAAGCCCGGCTACTACACCCGCATGGGCGCGGCCATCCGTTATGCCACCCGGGAACTGGAGCGCCAGGCCACCGAGACCAAACTGCTGCTGCTGCTGACCGACGGCAAGCCCAACGACCTGGACCGTTACGAGGGCCGCTACGGTATCGAGGACACCCGCAAGGCCATCATCGAAGCCCGGTCGCAGGGCCTGCAGCCCTTCTGCGTGACCATCGATTCCAGGGGCAACGACTACCTGCCCTACCTGTTCGGCCGGCGCGGCTATGCCGTCATCCACCGGCCGGCACAGCTGCCGCGCACCCTGCCGATGCTGTATTCGCGCCTGACCGGGGCCTGA
- the ubiV gene encoding ubiquinone anaerobic biosynthesis protein UbiV — MLKLALGPVPYFWPRNEVLRFYEEMAQAPAEIIYLGETVCAKRRQLALEDWLMLCEGLAAAGKQVVLSTLTLIEAESELGALRRLCADAPFMVEANDMAAIQLLQGRDFVAGTGINVYNHLALSRLARLGLRRWVLPVELDHQALADLQRLRPAGVETEVLAWGRLPLAHAARCFTARAHGLPKDDCRFRCRDYPDGLLLKTREGEPFLNLNGIQTQSALSQCLIGELPALEALDVDVLRLIPQAQGMGEVIGLFDRVRRSDLDATEARRRLAHLAPIGLCNGFYRGGAGMEMIIGHEV; from the coding sequence ATGCTGAAGCTCGCGCTGGGTCCCGTCCCCTATTTCTGGCCGCGCAACGAGGTCCTGCGCTTCTACGAGGAGATGGCACAGGCCCCGGCCGAGATCATCTACCTGGGCGAGACCGTGTGCGCCAAGCGTCGCCAGCTTGCCCTCGAAGACTGGCTGATGCTGTGCGAAGGCCTGGCGGCGGCGGGCAAGCAGGTGGTGCTGTCCACCCTGACCCTGATCGAGGCCGAGTCCGAGCTCGGCGCGCTGCGCCGGCTGTGTGCCGACGCCCCCTTCATGGTCGAGGCCAATGACATGGCCGCCATCCAGCTGCTGCAGGGCCGCGACTTCGTGGCCGGCACCGGGATCAATGTCTACAATCATCTGGCCCTGTCGCGGCTGGCCCGGCTGGGGCTGCGGCGCTGGGTGCTGCCGGTGGAACTGGATCACCAGGCCCTGGCCGATCTGCAGCGACTGCGCCCGGCCGGGGTCGAGACCGAGGTGCTGGCCTGGGGCAGGCTGCCGCTGGCGCACGCCGCCCGCTGCTTCACCGCCCGCGCCCATGGCCTGCCCAAGGATGACTGCCGGTTCCGCTGCCGGGACTATCCCGATGGTCTGCTGCTCAAGACCCGGGAAGGGGAGCCCTTTCTCAACCTCAACGGTATCCAGACCCAGTCGGCCTTGAGTCAGTGTCTGATCGGCGAACTGCCCGCGCTGGAGGCCCTGGACGTGGATGTGTTGCGGTTGATACCCCAGGCACAGGGCATGGGCGAGGTGATCGGCCTGTTCGACCGGGTCCGGCGGAGTGACCTGGACGCCACCGAGGCCCGCCGGCGGCTGGCGCATCTGGCGCCGATCGGGCTGTGCAACGGCTTTTACCGGGGCGGGGCGGGGATGGAGATGATTATTGGGCATGAGGTGTGA
- the ubiU gene encoding ubiquinone anaerobic biosynthesis protein UbiU produces MELVCPAGNLPSLKAAVDAGADAVYLGFRDDTNARHFAGLNFSHEQLREGVDYAHARGRQVLLAINTYARPDGWMRWQQAVDRAVALGVDALIIADMGVLEYATQRYPEQRLHLSVQASATSVEALRFYHEQFGVRRAVLPRVLSLRQVETLVEKSPVEIEVFGFGSLCVMVEGRCYLSSYVTGESPNTCGACSPARFVDWQEQADGLHTRLNGILIDRFLPEEQAGYPTLCKGRFDVCGRVGYAIESPTSLNTLDLLPRLLGAGVAAVKLEGRQRSPAYVARISRVWREAIDACRRDPAGYRPRPEWMAALDEVAEGARTTPGAYHRPWQ; encoded by the coding sequence ATGGAACTGGTCTGTCCGGCGGGTAACCTGCCCTCGCTCAAGGCGGCCGTGGATGCCGGCGCCGATGCCGTCTACCTGGGTTTTCGCGACGACACCAACGCCCGCCACTTCGCCGGTCTGAATTTCAGCCATGAACAGCTGCGCGAGGGGGTGGATTATGCCCATGCCCGCGGCCGCCAGGTGCTGCTGGCGATCAACACCTATGCCCGCCCGGACGGCTGGATGCGCTGGCAGCAGGCCGTGGATCGCGCGGTGGCGCTGGGGGTGGATGCGCTGATCATCGCCGACATGGGGGTACTGGAGTACGCCACGCAGCGCTATCCCGAACAACGGCTGCACCTGTCGGTACAGGCCTCGGCGACCAGTGTCGAGGCGCTGCGCTTCTATCATGAACAGTTCGGCGTACGCCGTGCCGTCCTGCCGCGGGTGCTGTCGCTGCGCCAGGTCGAGACACTGGTGGAGAAGAGTCCGGTGGAAATCGAGGTGTTCGGCTTCGGCAGCCTGTGCGTGATGGTCGAGGGCCGCTGCTATCTGTCCTCCTACGTCACCGGCGAGTCGCCCAATACCTGCGGCGCCTGTTCGCCGGCCCGCTTCGTGGACTGGCAGGAGCAGGCCGACGGGCTGCATACCCGTCTCAACGGCATCCTGATCGACCGCTTCCTGCCCGAGGAACAGGCCGGCTACCCGACCCTGTGCAAGGGGCGCTTCGATGTCTGCGGCCGGGTCGGCTATGCCATCGAGTCCCCCACCAGCCTCAATACCCTGGACCTGCTGCCGCGCCTGCTCGGCGCCGGCGTGGCGGCGGTGAAACTCGAGGGCCGTCAGCGCAGCCCGGCCTATGTGGCCCGGATCAGCCGGGTCTGGCGCGAGGCCATCGATGCCTGCCGGCGCGACCCGGCCGGCTACCGGCCGCGTCCGGAATGGATGGCCGCCCTCGACGAGGTGGCCGAGGGGGCGCGCACCACCCCCGGTGCCTACCACCGGCCCTGGCAGTGA
- a CDS encoding TIGR01212 family radical SAM protein (This family includes YhcC from E. coli K-12, an uncharacterized radical SAM protein.), producing the protein MALSDYVNTLGRDLLRRHGERVHKLSLHAGFTCPNRDGSKGIGGCSFCNNVSFAPMARERAAVREQIASGRRVIRRRTGARKYIAYFQAYTNTYGELERLKALYDEALAEPDVIGLAIGTRPDCVPDAVLDLLADYRDQGHEVWLELGLQSAFDTTLERVNRGHGWAEYAATLRAARSRGLAVCTHLIIGLPGEARWHARQSLLRVLALGVDGLKLHPLHVVKGTRLANEWRRGEYRPLTQAEYVDIAADLIRVTPPEVVYHRVTATAATRILLAPDWCARKWRVLNAIEAALADRCRVPAISDEVEHGTGLSGG; encoded by the coding sequence ATGGCACTGTCCGATTACGTCAACACCCTGGGCCGGGATCTGCTGCGCCGCCACGGTGAGCGGGTGCACAAGCTCAGCCTGCACGCCGGTTTCACCTGCCCCAACCGCGACGGCAGCAAGGGGATCGGCGGCTGCAGTTTTTGCAACAATGTCTCCTTCGCGCCCATGGCGCGGGAACGCGCCGCGGTGCGCGAGCAGATCGCCTCCGGCCGGCGGGTGATCCGTCGCCGCACCGGGGCGCGCAAATATATTGCCTATTTCCAGGCCTATACCAATACCTACGGCGAACTCGAACGTCTGAAGGCCCTGTATGACGAGGCCCTGGCCGAGCCGGACGTGATCGGCCTGGCCATCGGCACCCGACCGGACTGCGTCCCCGACGCCGTGTTGGATCTGCTGGCGGACTACCGCGACCAGGGGCATGAAGTCTGGCTGGAACTGGGCCTGCAGTCGGCCTTCGACACCACCCTGGAGCGGGTCAATCGCGGCCATGGCTGGGCCGAATACGCCGCCACCCTGCGGGCCGCCCGCAGTCGCGGCCTGGCGGTCTGCACCCATCTGATCATCGGGCTGCCCGGCGAAGCGCGCTGGCATGCGCGCCAGAGCCTGCTGCGGGTACTGGCGCTCGGCGTGGACGGGCTCAAGCTGCATCCGCTGCACGTGGTCAAGGGCACGCGGCTGGCCAACGAATGGCGCCGCGGCGAATACCGGCCGCTGACGCAGGCCGAATACGTGGACATTGCCGCCGACCTGATCAGGGTCACCCCGCCCGAGGTGGTTTATCACCGGGTCACCGCCACGGCCGCAACGCGCATCCTGCTGGCGCCGGACTGGTGTGCGCGCAAGTGGCGGGTCCTCAATGCCATCGAAGCCGCCCTGGCAGACCGCTGCCGGGTCCCGGCAATATCTGATGAGGTGGAACATGGAACTGGTCTGTCCGGCGGGTAA